The following DNA comes from Acidobacteriota bacterium.
CAGTCGATGAAGACCTTCAGCACCAGGCTGAAGAACAGGCCGATGGCCAGGCCCGGCAGGCCGAAAAAGAAGGGGAGGGTCGAGAGCAGCGCGTAGGGCACGAAACCCATCGCCAGCCCGCCGAGCACGGACATCCGCCAGCCGCAAGATCGGCCGATCCGGCGGCCGATGATGTAGAGCACTCCCGCGCGGCCCAACATGCGCAGGAACACGAAAGCGAACATGAGCACGGGGATCAGCGGCAAACCCACCATCGACATGCCGAGCAGCGCGTAGATCACCACGATCCCCGCGTGAGACAGGAAGCCGACCAGCAGGGCCAGGCCGAGGCTGGGTCCCAACTCGTCGCCGATCAGCCGCAGACGATCGGGGACCATGGCGGCGATCAACATCAGCACGACGAAGACGATCAGCAGGTGGAGCACCGCCAGCCAGCCGAAGATCGACGTCAGGGCGGAGAAAGGGCCGCCCAGGCCGGCCGGCGGGAAGGGCGAGGGAATGTTCACGCGACTGCCGTCGACCTGGATATCCGGAGCCTCGATGCCGCTCAGCAGCGTGACCATGTCACCGTCGACCCCCATCCCCGGCGCCACTTTGAGAGTCGAGGCCAGCGCTATCAGGTCGCCTTCCACCGAGGCGCGGACGCGGGCCTGACCGCCGATGATGACCAGGCTGCCACTGACGGGCCCGTCGAGAATCAGTGTGCAACCGATGCACACCAGATCGCCTTCCACCCGCTGGTCACCGGTGATGTGGAGTTGGGCGAAGAAAAGACTCTGCGGGCCGAGAACGTCGATCCCGGGGCCCTCGTGGGCCTCTTCGGTGAGAGGGGCGGGACGCTCCGGCTGCTGGGCGAAGGTCCCGGGCAAACTCCCGCCGAACAGGAGACCGGCGCCCAACAGCATCCAGGCCCGGAGGAAGGAAGAGCGGCGGCGCGTCATGATCGGTTCTCCTCTGAAGGTTCGAGAGCGTTCCTTTGCAGATCGCGCAGGATGATCAGGGCGATGGTTCCGCTCATCGCCAGGACGCCGACGAGGGTCAACGGGGGCAGCCCCTCGCCGGCGATCTCCGCCGCGCGGCCGGCGCCGTGCAGGAGCTGGAGGCCGGTGGCGGCGGCGGCCAGCGCCAGTCCGCGCAGTAGCGTCAGCAGGGGCTCGAAGGCGGCAAGCAGGCCGAGGGTGATGCGGGACAGCAGCGTGGCCTCCTCCTGCACCTCGGGCCAGAGGGCCACCATGCGCGCCGCCGCGGCGGCCGCGATGGCCAGTGCCGTCGCCGCGGCGAGGCCGGCGTTCCAGCGGCTGCGGCGCTGCTGCCGGCGCCGGGCGTCGATGGCGGCAACCGCTTGGGCGACGCGGCCGGTGACATCCACGGGAGGCGGCGCCATGGCGCGCAGCCGGGCGCCGTCGTCGGCGAGCCGGCGCTCGATCACCCGCCGGTCGGCGCAGGGCGGGCACGCTTCCTCGTGGCGGATCAGTTGCCGGATGCGTGCCCGGGGGAGGGAGCCCTCGCGCCAGGCGGGAAGGTCGAGGCGGAAGTCGTCACAGCGCAAGGGACACCCCCTCTCCGAAATAGTCGGGGTAGCGGTCGGCGAGGATTCGCGCCAGGGCGCGGCGGCCCCGCAGCAGTCGCACCTTCATCGTGTTTTCCCGCAGGCCCAGCATCTGTGCCGCCGTCCTCAGGGACTGGCCTTCGATATAGACCAGGAAGAGCGGCCGGCGATAGAGGGGATCGAGGTCGGCCAGAGCCGAACGCAGCAGCCGGGCGCGCTCGCGCCGCTCGAGCCGCTGCTGGGCGCCCCCGTGGGTGGCGGCCCGGCCTTCGGCCAAATCCCCACAGGGGATCTCGCGGCGGCGCTTGCGCTGACGGTCCATCACGTGGTTGGCGGCCACCCGGTAGAGCCAGGTGGAAAAGGGGTGATCGGGCCGGTAGCGGGCGAGATTCTCGTAGACCTTGATGAAAACCTCGCTGATCACGTCCTCGATCTCCTCCCGGGGGGTTCCGTAGCGCCAGGCCACCCCGGCTACCAGGTCCTGGTGTTGCCGGACCAGCTCGGTGAAGGCGTCCGGCTCGCCGGAGAGCGCTGCTTTCACCAGCCGGTGGTCCTGGGCGGGACGCTCCCCCACGGGCTTCTCCTTGGCTTCCGGCGGGTGAAACGAACGACCGCCGCGCCGGTTTCACGTTTCCGCGGGCTTTTGTCCGCCGGGCGGGCCGATGACCACGAGCACTCCCCCGCCCAGCCGCACCGTGGCCTGCCTGCCGGTCATGGCGTTGCTCACTCCCCGGGAGCGGGCGTGGTCGAGGGTCTCCCCCGCGAGAGGAAATCTCAGCCCCCGGGTGACGACTTCCCGGGCATCGCCTCCCAGGGGCAGCAGGGAGACCCGCAGACCCGGTCGGCCATGGACACGCAGCTCCCGTCCCGGGTGCAACCAGTGCAGCCATTGGTCGTCCGCCCAGGCCCGGATGCGCGCGGGAGCGTACTTCGGCCGGGCGGGCAGGAGGAGATTGGCCAGGGTGTGATCCCAGCGGCCGCCGAGTACGCCGAACAGGTCGATGGATTCGGCACCCCGGTCGAGGGCCTCGTCGAGGGCCAGTTCCAGGTCCGTGGCGTCCTTTTCCGGGGGGTAGCGCAGGAACCGGGTGCCGCGCCGCTCGAGCCGGGCGGCGGCCTCCGTGGCCAGGGAGTCGTTGTCGCCGATCACCACCCGGGGCGACAGCCCCCACCCCAGGCAGTGGGCCGCGCCCCCGTCCGCGGCGATCACCAGGTCGGCGGCCGCACAGGCGTCGGCGCCGGTGGGGCCCGGGTCCGGTGCGGCGCCGACGATCACGACCCTCATCGCTTCACCATGCGTCGGCTCTCTCCACACGGGCAGATTACGCCTTTTGCCGGCCCGGGGGGAGCGGGCCGGGGAGGCGTCTGATCAGCCCCGGCACCTGGTCCAGGTGTTGGACCACCACCTGGGCGGCGGCCAGCTTTTCCGCAGGTGTCCAGGCACCGGCCAGGGCGATGCAGGCCAGGCCTGCGGCCCGGGCGGCGGCGATCCCGTGGGGCGAATCCTCCACGGCGACCAGATGGCACGGGGCCAGGCCCAGGCGCCGGGCCGCCAGGCGATAGATCTCCGGATCGGGCTTGGCGCGGCGGACGTCCTCGATGGTGAGCAGGGCGCTGAAGGCTTGGGCGACCCCCAGGCGCTGGAGAGCGCTGCGGGCGGAGGCCACGCCGGACGAGGTGGCCACCGCCAGTTGGAGTCCCGCGGCGGCGAGCCGGCGGACCAGCGCGACCGCTCCGGGCATGGCGGCCACCTGCTCGACCAGTCGCCTCCACGTCCCTTCCTGGACCCGTGCCACCTCCCGGGGATCCACGCCGTCGACCCGGTGCCGGGCGAGGAGCTCGGGGAGATAGTCCCGGGGGTGGCGTCCGACGATGAGCGGGATGCTCGCGTCGCCGATCTGCACGCCGAAGGTCGCCAGGGCCTGCCGGGCGCTTTCGACGTTGGCGCTCTCGGAGTCGATCAGCACCCCGTCCAGGTCGAAGACCACGCCGGCAGCGGGAAAGGGCGGGGCGATCATTCTCGAGCCGTGTCCAGGTCAAGGGCCTCGATCACCCGGCCGTCGGAGCTGCGGTGACGCAACAGCAGAGGCAGACGAGGGTGCAACCACCAATCGCTGCTCCCATCGCCCCGGTTCAGCCGCAGGTGCCGGGCATTGAATGTGCCCGCCGGCACGCGCACGGTTTGCCGACCCAGGTCCTCGAGGCGGATGTCCGCGTGCTGGACTCCCAACGGGGCGGTGGCGTTGCCGACCCGGTAGCACCACTCCGGTGCGGCGGCGGCACCCAGGGCCGCGGCCTGGGTGCCCACCGAGGGGAGCAGCACCAGTGAGCCGGAGGGCAAGAATGTGCTCTGCCGCTGGACTCCCACCGACCGTCCGCGAACCCGGGCCTCGAGCCTCTTGCCCTCCCGCCAGCCTCGCAGGCGCACGGCCTCGGGATCCGAGCCCCAGGTGACCTGGAAAGAGCCGGGTCGTCTCACGCCGTCGAGGTGGAGGACGATCTCCACTTCGCGGCGCGGCAGGCGGGAACGGATCGACAGGCGGCCTCCGTCGTCCTGCTCGATGACGAGATGCTCCTCCTCGTCCGGCCCCGCGACGCTGCCCAGCACCGCCGAGCCCACGATCCGGCGGCTCGTCGCGGGGGGCTGGGGCCGGCGTCCCTCCAGGATCGCGGCCAGGTCTTCTTCGGCGCTGCCACCGACGGGCGACTCGACGAAGCGGCCGATCTCTTCGCCGCCCTCGATCACGCGCACGGTCGGCACGTTGGTGATACCGCGCAGTTGGGCCCAGCCTTCGGGCCGGGCGAAGTCCCGGGTGACGGCCACCAGTTTCACGGCGATCCGTTCGTTGGCCGCCAGCTCCAGGGTGCGGAGCAAGGCGGGGACCTCCCGCCGGCTGTCGGAGCACCAGGTGCCGAAGGTGATCTCCAGGGTCACCGGGCGCTCCAGCCGGGCCAGCGCGGCCAGCGCCCGGCTTTCGGGCTCGTAGTGTTGGCCGCGGCGGCGCCAGCCCGCCATGCGCTCGAAGAGGGAAGGTGGATCGATGGGGCCGGCCAGCCCCTGGTGGGGCATGACCAGCACCGTCCTTCCGCGCCAGGCCAGGAGGAATTGTCCCGGGGCCGGCGTGGCGACCGGGCCGAGCCTGGACACTTCCCGGGGCGCCGTGCGGCGGCTTTCCTTCCACGCCCGCTCGGTCGCGGCCGATGCGCATTCGAGAGCGGAGGCCTGACCGTCTTGCTGCGCGATGACCGGCCACCGGGGCCAAGAGGTGGCGCT
Coding sequences within:
- a CDS encoding thioredoxin family protein, whose product is MHGRRWWSCFLALVGGTMLVGCAPAAAPAGNDSGPGPELWPERAWRQVDRDVWIDGRLAGGVSCYRDREAGLLLLSATSWPRWPVIAQQDGQASALECASAATERAWKESRRTAPREVSRLGPVATPAPGQFLLAWRGRTVLVMPHQGLAGPIDPPSLFERMAGWRRRGQHYEPESRALAALARLERPVTLEITFGTWCSDSRREVPALLRTLELAANERIAVKLVAVTRDFARPEGWAQLRGITNVPTVRVIEGGEEIGRFVESPVGGSAEEDLAAILEGRRPQPPATSRRIVGSAVLGSVAGPDEEEHLVIEQDDGGRLSIRSRLPRREVEIVLHLDGVRRPGSFQVTWGSDPEAVRLRGWREGKRLEARVRGRSVGVQRQSTFLPSGSLVLLPSVGTQAAALGAAAAPEWCYRVGNATAPLGVQHADIRLEDLGRQTVRVPAGTFNARHLRLNRGDGSSDWWLHPRLPLLLRHRSSDGRVIEALDLDTARE
- a CDS encoding thiamine diphosphokinase; this translates as MRVVIVGAAPDPGPTGADACAAADLVIAADGGAAHCLGWGLSPRVVIGDNDSLATEAAARLERRGTRFLRYPPEKDATDLELALDEALDRGAESIDLFGVLGGRWDHTLANLLLPARPKYAPARIRAWADDQWLHWLHPGRELRVHGRPGLRVSLLPLGGDAREVVTRGLRFPLAGETLDHARSRGVSNAMTGRQATVRLGGGVLVVIGPPGGQKPAET
- a CDS encoding HAD family phosphatase, which gives rise to MIAPPFPAAGVVFDLDGVLIDSESANVESARQALATFGVQIGDASIPLIVGRHPRDYLPELLARHRVDGVDPREVARVQEGTWRRLVEQVAAMPGAVALVRRLAAAGLQLAVATSSGVASARSALQRLGVAQAFSALLTIEDVRRAKPDPEIYRLAARRLGLAPCHLVAVEDSPHGIAAARAAGLACIALAGAWTPAEKLAAAQVVVQHLDQVPGLIRRLPGPLPPGRQKA
- a CDS encoding sigma-70 family RNA polymerase sigma factor — encoded protein: MGERPAQDHRLVKAALSGEPDAFTELVRQHQDLVAGVAWRYGTPREEIEDVISEVFIKVYENLARYRPDHPFSTWLYRVAANHVMDRQRKRRREIPCGDLAEGRAATHGGAQQRLERRERARLLRSALADLDPLYRRPLFLVYIEGQSLRTAAQMLGLRENTMKVRLLRGRRALARILADRYPDYFGEGVSLAL